One stretch of Rathayibacter festucae DSM 15932 DNA includes these proteins:
- the mshD gene encoding mycothiol synthase yields MNESLNLSVENLADPAVAAGLEHLIGRAAWFDGRPPFSDQTLIDARAGSRTLLVGLRADVVVAAAVLGQGELEFVVDPEWRGVGFGRAVLDQVLASGRTGLLAWAHGDHPAARALAASHDFAPVRTLLHLALDPLVAPEVSVPEGFALSDGRDLDPAEWVALNARVFAAHPEQGRITEDDLAARRAEPWYDDGDFLLLRDADGALVGYDWLKIEPESTTGEIYVLGVAPETAGRGLGRTLLGAGLARMLERGCTVADLYVEAENRSAVALYRSLGFTDAAVDVQYLHRRPAVR; encoded by the coding sequence ATGAACGAGTCGCTCAATCTCTCGGTTGAGAACCTGGCCGATCCCGCCGTCGCCGCGGGGCTCGAGCACCTGATCGGCCGGGCCGCCTGGTTCGACGGCCGGCCCCCGTTCAGCGATCAGACCCTGATCGACGCGCGGGCCGGGTCGCGCACGCTCCTCGTCGGCCTGCGCGCCGACGTCGTGGTGGCGGCCGCCGTGCTCGGCCAGGGCGAGCTCGAGTTCGTCGTGGACCCGGAGTGGCGCGGCGTCGGCTTCGGCCGCGCCGTCCTCGATCAGGTGCTCGCGAGCGGGCGCACCGGGCTCCTGGCCTGGGCGCACGGCGACCACCCGGCGGCCAGGGCCCTCGCCGCCTCGCACGACTTCGCGCCGGTGCGGACGCTGCTGCACCTCGCGCTCGATCCGCTCGTCGCCCCCGAGGTGAGCGTCCCCGAGGGCTTCGCGCTCTCCGACGGCCGCGACCTCGACCCGGCCGAGTGGGTCGCCCTCAACGCCCGGGTCTTCGCCGCGCACCCGGAGCAGGGCCGGATCACCGAGGACGACCTGGCCGCGCGCCGGGCCGAGCCCTGGTACGACGACGGGGACTTCCTCCTGCTCCGCGACGCCGACGGCGCGCTCGTCGGATACGACTGGCTGAAGATCGAGCCGGAGTCGACGACGGGCGAGATCTACGTCCTCGGCGTGGCTCCCGAGACCGCCGGTCGCGGGCTGGGGCGGACGCTCCTCGGGGCGGGACTCGCCCGGATGCTCGAGCGCGGCTGCACCGTCGCGGACCTCTACGTCGAGGCGGAGAACCGCTCCGCGGTGGCGCTGTACCGCTCGCTCGGCTTCACCGACGCCGCCGTCGACGTGCAGTACCTGCACCGCCGCCCCGCGGTGCGCTGA
- a CDS encoding winged helix-turn-helix domain-containing protein, with product MAQLLILTSAGGSEVLPALGLLSHKTRQIPAEPAHLVNAPSCDLIFVDARQDLASAKSLCKILTTTGINVPLILILTEGGLTAVSADWGVNDVILDSAGPAEVDARIRLVIGRLAQEQSTSRIQASGVVIDEASYSAKVHGRPLDLTFKEFELLRFFATHPSRVFTREQLLSEVWGYDYFGGTRTVDVHVRRLRAKLGDLESLIGTVRNVGYRFNVYEEDNERVAQSLG from the coding sequence GTGGCGCAGTTGTTGATACTGACCTCAGCCGGTGGCTCGGAGGTCCTCCCCGCACTGGGCCTGCTCAGCCACAAGACCCGGCAGATCCCGGCGGAGCCGGCGCACCTCGTGAACGCCCCGAGCTGCGACCTCATCTTCGTCGACGCCCGGCAGGACCTGGCCAGCGCGAAGTCGCTCTGCAAGATCCTGACCACCACCGGGATCAACGTCCCGCTCATCCTCATCCTCACCGAGGGCGGTCTCACCGCGGTCTCCGCGGACTGGGGCGTGAACGACGTCATCCTCGACTCGGCCGGCCCCGCCGAGGTCGACGCCCGCATCCGGCTGGTCATCGGCCGGCTCGCTCAGGAGCAGTCGACCTCGCGGATCCAGGCGTCCGGCGTCGTGATCGACGAGGCCAGCTACTCCGCGAAGGTGCACGGGCGCCCGCTCGACCTCACCTTCAAGGAGTTCGAGCTGCTGCGGTTCTTCGCGACGCACCCGTCGCGCGTCTTCACCCGCGAGCAGCTGCTCAGCGAGGTCTGGGGCTACGACTACTTCGGCGGCACCCGCACGGTCGACGTGCACGTGCGGCGCCTGCGCGCCAAGCTCGGCGATCTGGAATCGCTCATCGGGACGGTCCGCAACGTCGGATACCGCTTCAACGTGTACGAAGAGGACAATGAACGAGTCGCTCAATCTCTCGGTTGA
- a CDS encoding FABP family protein: protein MISLPSGLPPELVPLSWLLGVWEGSGVIDYAVGDDSVQAEFGHRVSFSYDGLPYLNYSSYTWLLEDDSEVGHRPLVSEMGYWRLSRPLTDADAGPAMLPGRGAPAFPDAESVETLRNGGGGFDIEVSLVHPDGVSELYLGQVKGPRIDLATDAVMRTAAAKDYAAATRLYGLVDDHLLWAWDIAALGQGLRTHSSGRLARVE, encoded by the coding sequence TTGATCTCCCTCCCCTCGGGCCTCCCGCCCGAACTCGTCCCGCTCTCCTGGCTGCTCGGCGTCTGGGAGGGATCGGGTGTCATCGACTACGCCGTCGGCGACGACTCCGTGCAGGCCGAGTTCGGCCACCGCGTGAGCTTCAGCTACGACGGCCTGCCCTACCTCAACTACAGCTCGTACACCTGGCTGCTCGAGGACGACAGCGAGGTCGGCCACCGGCCGCTCGTGAGCGAGATGGGCTACTGGCGGCTCAGCCGCCCGCTCACCGACGCCGACGCCGGCCCGGCCATGCTGCCGGGCCGCGGTGCGCCCGCGTTCCCGGACGCCGAGTCGGTCGAGACGCTGCGCAACGGCGGCGGCGGCTTCGACATCGAGGTGTCGCTGGTGCACCCCGACGGCGTCAGCGAGCTGTACCTCGGCCAGGTCAAGGGCCCGAGGATCGACCTCGCGACCGACGCCGTCATGCGCACCGCCGCCGCGAAGGACTACGCGGCCGCCACCCGCCTCTACGGCCTCGTCGACGACCACCTGCTCTGGGCGTGGGACATCGCCGCGCTCGGCCAGGGGCTCCGCACCCACTCCTCCGGAAGGCTCGCCCGTGTCGAATGA
- a CDS encoding YgfZ/GcvT domain-containing protein, which produces MSNETASSERLPISPLLSVSGAVVGTSAAEPGVAAHYGEPFREQRALAAGTAIVDLSGRGVVTVTGPDRLTWLDSLTSQALARLAPGDSAETLLLDPSGRIEHLIRVVDDGETAWLLLDRDETPGLAAWLDRMRFLLRVEIADRTVEFATLATLGDGPATALALELAGESGISWLDPWAQVQPGGWQYATAPAHPAAGWTARETLVPRAALDGLESRARAAGVALAGSDALEALRIAAWRPRHATEVDDRSIPHELDLLRSSVHLAKGCYRGQETVAKVHNLGHPPRRLVLLQLDGSDSALPGHGDVVTALKGGDPVEVGTVTASAWHYEEGPIALAVVKRSVPVDLELTVLAGEIRVSAAQEVVVPPGAGAEAGVPRLPRLGAATR; this is translated from the coding sequence GTGTCGAATGAGACCGCGTCCTCGGAGCGGCTGCCGATCTCCCCGCTCCTGTCGGTCTCGGGCGCCGTCGTCGGGACCAGTGCGGCTGAGCCCGGCGTCGCCGCGCACTACGGCGAGCCGTTCCGCGAGCAGCGGGCGCTCGCCGCGGGCACCGCGATCGTCGACCTCTCGGGTCGCGGCGTCGTCACCGTCACCGGCCCCGACCGCCTCACCTGGCTCGACTCGCTGACCAGCCAGGCGCTCGCTCGCCTCGCCCCCGGCGACTCGGCCGAGACCCTGCTGCTGGACCCGTCCGGGCGGATCGAGCACCTCATCCGCGTCGTCGACGACGGCGAGACCGCCTGGCTCCTCCTCGACCGCGACGAGACGCCGGGGCTCGCGGCCTGGCTCGACCGGATGCGCTTCCTGCTCCGCGTCGAGATCGCCGACCGCACCGTCGAGTTCGCGACGCTCGCGACGCTCGGCGACGGCCCTGCGACCGCGCTCGCCCTCGAGCTCGCGGGGGAGTCCGGCATCAGCTGGCTCGACCCGTGGGCGCAGGTGCAGCCCGGCGGCTGGCAGTACGCCACCGCTCCCGCGCACCCCGCGGCCGGCTGGACCGCCCGCGAGACCCTCGTGCCGCGCGCGGCGCTCGACGGGCTCGAGTCCCGCGCCCGCGCGGCGGGCGTGGCGCTCGCCGGCTCCGACGCCCTCGAGGCGCTCCGCATCGCCGCCTGGCGCCCGCGGCACGCGACCGAGGTCGACGACCGCTCGATCCCGCACGAGCTCGACCTGCTCCGCTCCTCGGTGCACCTGGCCAAGGGCTGCTACCGCGGGCAGGAGACGGTCGCCAAGGTGCACAACCTCGGCCACCCGCCCCGCCGCCTCGTGCTGCTGCAGCTCGACGGCTCCGACTCCGCCCTGCCCGGGCACGGCGACGTCGTCACGGCGCTCAAGGGCGGCGACCCGGTCGAGGTCGGCACCGTCACCGCGAGCGCCTGGCACTACGAGGAGGGCCCCATCGCCCTCGCCGTCGTCAAGCGCTCGGTCCCCGTCGACCTCGAGCTCACCGTGCTGGCCGGCGAGATCCGCGTCTCCGCCGCCCAGGAGGTCGTCGTGCCGCCGGGCGCCGGCGCCGAGGCGGGAGTGCCCCGCCTGCCCCGCCTCGGGGCAGCGACCAGGTAG
- a CDS encoding FUSC family protein encodes MVAAGPARRDRAAARIRALVRLDDVRPGRGVARAVASLPAVLQIVLAAILAYSVSRFVFGHPAPVLSLTATISSLGIARDTRPKQVAETAIGMLIGITASEVLLLLWGTGVWQLAVVLAIVFTVGRALSPSPGFAVAAGTQAMLVMILPAPDGGVFTRSLDGLVGGLAALLCTAIVPRNPLRAARAEARRLVSALAETIDALADALRRGDQAASAAALERVRGTQPVIDGWTAALDSAIGVARISPFVRRHRAELERQRTMLAALDLATRNLRIVARRTDFLVGDAVPRPALADVVADFGPGIALLGRAVTEPAVLALARQDLVLLATTLDPQALIPEARLAEKTLLVILRPLVVDLLTATGASSAEARTALPELA; translated from the coding sequence GTGGTGGCCGCAGGACCCGCTCGGCGGGATCGGGCGGCCGCGCGGATCCGGGCGCTCGTCCGCCTCGACGACGTCCGGCCCGGCCGGGGCGTCGCGCGCGCCGTGGCGTCGCTGCCCGCGGTGCTGCAGATCGTCCTCGCGGCGATCCTCGCCTACTCCGTCTCGCGCTTCGTCTTCGGGCACCCCGCCCCGGTGCTGTCGCTGACGGCGACCATCTCGAGCCTGGGCATCGCGCGCGACACCCGGCCGAAGCAGGTCGCCGAGACCGCGATCGGCATGCTGATCGGGATCACCGCGAGCGAGGTGCTGCTGCTGCTCTGGGGCACCGGCGTCTGGCAGCTCGCCGTCGTGCTCGCGATCGTCTTCACCGTGGGGCGGGCGCTCTCGCCGTCCCCCGGCTTCGCCGTCGCGGCCGGCACACAGGCGATGCTGGTGATGATCCTGCCCGCGCCCGACGGGGGAGTGTTCACCCGGAGCCTCGACGGTCTGGTCGGCGGGCTCGCCGCGCTGCTGTGCACCGCGATCGTGCCGCGCAATCCGCTCCGGGCGGCTCGCGCCGAGGCGCGGCGGCTGGTGTCGGCACTGGCGGAGACGATCGACGCGCTCGCCGACGCGCTCCGCCGGGGCGATCAGGCGGCCTCCGCGGCGGCGCTCGAGCGCGTCCGCGGTACGCAGCCGGTGATCGACGGCTGGACGGCCGCCCTCGACTCGGCGATCGGGGTCGCACGGATCTCGCCGTTCGTCCGGCGGCACCGCGCCGAGCTGGAGCGGCAGCGCACGATGCTCGCCGCGCTCGACCTCGCGACCCGCAACCTCCGCATCGTCGCGCGGCGCACCGACTTCCTGGTCGGCGACGCCGTGCCGCGGCCGGCGCTCGCCGACGTCGTCGCGGACTTCGGCCCGGGGATCGCCCTGCTCGGCCGCGCCGTCACCGAGCCCGCGGTGCTCGCGCTCGCGCGTCAGGACCTCGTGCTGCTCGCGACGACCCTCGACCCGCAGGCGCTGATCCCCGAGGCGCGGCTGGCGGAGAAGACGCTGCTGGTCATCCTCCGCCCGCTCGTCGTCGACCTGCTGACGGCGACCGGGGCGAGCTCGGCCGAGGCGAGAACCGCGCTGCCCGAGCTCGCCTGA
- a CDS encoding hemolysin family protein produces MSEYLPGIAWLVVLLIVNAFFVGAEFAVISARRSQIEPRADAGSRAAKTTLWAMEHATLMLATSQLGITVCSLVILNVSEPAIHHLLEIPLGFTALSAEAIGVIAFVAALLLVTFLHVVFGEMVPKNLAFSVPTRAALLLAPPLVLVSRLVKPVIWSLNAVANGILRLVRVEPKDEATSAFTLDEVAAIVRQSTREGVLVDASGTVTAAFEFTTKRVADVAVPLERMVLLPAEATPADVRRAVAEHGYSRYLLADGDGLPGGYLHLKDVSDLDATEVPVPRKRIRRLAAVSAGDELEDALAALRRTGAHLARVVDAEGRTTGVLFLEDIIEELVGEVQDATNA; encoded by the coding sequence ATGAGTGAGTACCTGCCGGGGATCGCCTGGCTCGTGGTCCTGCTGATCGTCAACGCCTTCTTCGTCGGCGCCGAGTTCGCCGTCATCTCGGCTCGCCGCTCGCAGATCGAGCCGCGGGCCGATGCGGGCAGCCGCGCGGCGAAGACCACGCTCTGGGCGATGGAGCACGCCACTCTGATGCTCGCGACGAGCCAGCTGGGCATCACGGTCTGCTCGCTGGTCATCCTCAACGTCTCGGAGCCGGCGATCCACCACCTGCTCGAGATCCCGCTGGGCTTCACGGCGCTGTCCGCGGAGGCGATCGGCGTGATCGCGTTCGTCGCCGCGCTGCTGCTCGTCACCTTCCTGCACGTCGTGTTCGGCGAGATGGTGCCGAAGAACCTGGCGTTCTCGGTGCCGACCCGGGCCGCGCTGCTCCTCGCTCCGCCGCTCGTGCTCGTCTCGCGCCTGGTGAAGCCGGTGATCTGGTCGCTGAACGCGGTCGCCAACGGCATCCTCCGCCTGGTGCGGGTGGAGCCGAAGGACGAGGCGACCAGCGCCTTCACGCTCGACGAGGTCGCCGCGATCGTCCGCCAGTCGACCCGCGAGGGCGTGCTGGTCGACGCCTCCGGCACCGTCACTGCGGCGTTCGAGTTCACGACCAAGCGGGTCGCGGACGTCGCGGTCCCGCTCGAGCGGATGGTGCTGCTGCCCGCCGAGGCCACGCCCGCGGACGTGCGCCGCGCAGTGGCCGAGCACGGCTACTCGCGCTACCTGCTCGCGGACGGCGACGGACTGCCCGGCGGCTACCTGCACCTCAAGGACGTCTCCGACCTCGACGCGACCGAGGTGCCGGTGCCGCGCAAGCGGATCCGCCGGCTCGCCGCGGTCTCGGCCGGCGACGAGCTGGAGGACGCGCTCGCCGCGCTCCGGCGCACCGGCGCGCACCTCGCCCGGGTGGTCGACGCCGAGGGCCGCACCACCGGTGTCCTCTTCCTCGAGGACATCATCGAGGAGCTCGTGGGCGAGGTGCAGGACGCCACCAACGCGTGA
- a CDS encoding hemolysin family protein: MPEWLGIVIGLLLTVGTGLFVASEFALVNLDRNELEERRARGEKRLDPTISALRITSTHLSGAQLGITLTTLLTGYTFEPAISSLLGDPLRSLGIPTEIVPGIGTVVGVLLATVFSMVIGELVPKNFALALPLRTAQVVVPFQILFTTVFKPVILLFNNTANALIRAMGIEPKEELSGARSADELGSLVRRSVLEGTLDSDHADLLHRTLRFSSRSVADVMTPRVRMASVTLQSTAEDVVRLANRTGFSRFPVLGRDSDDVRGVLHVKHAFALAPEDRAQATAESLMIAPMRVPETARADALLAPLRGSGLAIAVVVDEYGGTAGVVTLEDLVEEIVGELEDEHDRSRAGVVRSGRSATFGGELRPDEVAERLGAVVPEGEDYDTVAGFLASTLGRVPELGDEVAVAGGVLRVDRVAAHRVDRVRFTPSAAGDETDGGDAVGVAALRAEGAVHE, translated from the coding sequence GTGCCTGAATGGCTCGGCATCGTCATCGGCCTCCTCCTCACCGTCGGCACCGGTCTCTTCGTCGCCTCCGAGTTCGCGCTGGTCAACCTCGACCGCAACGAGCTGGAGGAGCGCCGCGCCCGCGGTGAGAAGCGCCTCGACCCGACGATCTCCGCCCTGCGGATCACCTCCACCCATCTCTCCGGCGCGCAGCTGGGCATCACGCTCACCACGCTGCTCACCGGCTACACCTTCGAGCCCGCGATCAGCTCGCTGCTCGGCGACCCGCTGCGCTCGCTCGGGATCCCGACCGAGATCGTGCCGGGCATCGGCACGGTCGTCGGCGTCCTGCTGGCGACGGTCTTCTCGATGGTGATCGGCGAGCTCGTCCCGAAGAACTTCGCCCTAGCGCTGCCGCTGAGGACCGCGCAGGTCGTCGTGCCGTTCCAGATCCTCTTCACCACGGTCTTCAAGCCCGTGATCCTGCTCTTCAACAACACGGCCAACGCCCTGATCCGCGCGATGGGCATCGAGCCCAAGGAGGAGCTCTCGGGCGCCCGCAGCGCCGACGAGCTCGGCTCGCTGGTGCGCCGCTCGGTGCTCGAGGGCACGCTCGACAGCGACCACGCGGACCTGCTGCACCGCACGCTCCGCTTCTCGAGCCGCAGCGTCGCCGACGTGATGACGCCGCGGGTGCGGATGGCCTCCGTCACACTGCAGAGCACCGCGGAGGACGTCGTCCGGCTGGCGAACCGCACCGGCTTCTCGCGCTTCCCCGTGCTCGGGCGCGACTCCGACGACGTCCGCGGTGTCCTGCACGTCAAGCACGCCTTCGCACTGGCCCCGGAGGACCGGGCGCAGGCGACCGCGGAGTCGCTGATGATCGCGCCGATGCGCGTCCCCGAGACCGCCCGTGCCGACGCCCTGCTCGCTCCCCTGCGCGGCAGCGGCCTCGCCATCGCGGTCGTCGTCGACGAGTACGGCGGAACCGCGGGCGTCGTGACGCTCGAGGACCTCGTCGAGGAGATCGTCGGCGAGCTGGAGGACGAGCACGACCGCAGCCGCGCCGGCGTCGTCCGCTCCGGCCGCTCGGCGACCTTCGGCGGCGAGCTGCGCCCCGACGAGGTCGCGGAGCGGCTCGGCGCCGTGGTGCCCGAGGGCGAGGACTACGACACGGTCGCCGGCTTCCTCGCCTCGACCCTCGGCCGCGTGCCCGAGCTCGGCGACGAGGTCGCCGTGGCCGGCGGCGTGCTGCGGGTCGACCGCGTCGCCGCCCACCGCGTCGACCGCGTTCGCTTCACCCCGTCCGCTGCCGGAGACGAGACCGACGGAGGCGATGCCGTCGGCGTCGCCGCGCTCCGAGCCGAGGGGGCCGTCCATGAGTGA
- a CDS encoding class I SAM-dependent methyltransferase codes for MPIGAVTRGTTGTNRLRRVDRRLAELPALRTTREPVVVDLGFGASAVTTLELHRRLVRAAPGVDVVGFEIEPARVQTARRQLERVREGGTAFPADARVRFERGGFEVPLPGRQRASVIRAFNVLRQYDESAVAEAWRTMTDRLTPDGVLVEGTCDEIGRICTWIEIGREGPRSLTLSLRLGAVPSPMIAAERLPKALIHRNVAGEPVHAFLLALERAWLHAAPLAVYGPTQRWIAAVESLRGEWPILGGRRRWRLGEVTVAWEAVAPLDSAPSL; via the coding sequence ATGCCGATCGGAGCCGTCACCCGCGGCACGACGGGCACGAACCGCCTCCGCCGGGTGGACCGCCGGCTGGCCGAGCTGCCGGCGCTGCGCACGACCCGGGAGCCCGTCGTCGTCGACCTCGGCTTCGGCGCGAGCGCGGTCACCACGCTCGAGCTGCACCGCCGCCTCGTCCGGGCGGCACCCGGCGTCGACGTGGTCGGCTTCGAGATCGAGCCGGCCCGCGTCCAGACCGCGCGACGGCAGCTGGAGCGGGTCCGTGAAGGGGGCACCGCCTTCCCGGCCGACGCCCGGGTGCGCTTCGAGCGCGGCGGCTTCGAGGTCCCCCTGCCCGGACGGCAGCGGGCGAGCGTGATCCGCGCCTTCAACGTCCTCCGGCAGTACGACGAGTCGGCGGTCGCGGAGGCGTGGCGGACGATGACCGACCGGCTGACCCCCGACGGCGTGCTGGTGGAGGGGACCTGCGACGAGATCGGCCGGATCTGCACCTGGATCGAGATCGGACGCGAGGGGCCGCGCTCGCTCACCCTGTCGCTCCGGCTCGGCGCCGTGCCCTCGCCGATGATCGCGGCGGAGCGGCTGCCGAAGGCGCTGATCCACCGCAACGTCGCGGGCGAGCCGGTGCACGCGTTCCTGCTGGCGCTGGAGCGGGCCTGGCTGCACGCCGCCCCGCTCGCCGTCTACGGGCCGACGCAGCGCTGGATCGCCGCCGTCGAGTCGCTCCGCGGCGAGTGGCCGATCCTCGGCGGCCGGCGGCGGTGGCGGCTCGGTGAGGTGACCGTCGCGTGGGAGGCGGTGGCTCCGCTCGACTCGGCCCCGTCACTGTGA
- a CDS encoding phosphoglyceromutase: MSETYTLILVRHGNSEWNQKNLFTGWVDVRLTEQGVAEATRAGELLVEAELHPDVVYTSRQTRAIQTANIALEKADRLWIDVKRSWRLNERHYGALQGKDKAQTLAEYGPEQFMTWRRSFDVPPPPIDDEDQYSQAHDERYADLGDDLPRTESLKLVIERMLPYWESDIKPDLASGKTVMITAHGNSLRALVKTLDGISDSDIAELNIPTGIPLVYTLDENFEPIGEARYLDPEAAAAGAAAVAAQGAKK; encoded by the coding sequence ATGTCCGAGACCTACACCCTCATCCTCGTGCGCCACGGCAACAGCGAGTGGAACCAGAAGAACCTGTTCACCGGCTGGGTCGACGTGCGGCTGACCGAGCAGGGCGTCGCGGAGGCGACTCGCGCCGGCGAGCTGCTGGTCGAGGCGGAGCTGCACCCCGACGTCGTGTACACCTCCCGCCAGACGCGCGCGATCCAGACCGCGAACATCGCGCTCGAGAAGGCCGACCGCCTGTGGATCGACGTGAAGCGCTCCTGGCGCCTCAACGAGCGCCACTACGGCGCGCTGCAGGGCAAGGACAAGGCGCAGACCCTCGCCGAGTACGGCCCCGAGCAGTTCATGACCTGGCGCCGCTCGTTCGACGTGCCGCCGCCCCCCATCGACGACGAGGACCAGTACTCGCAGGCGCACGACGAGCGCTACGCCGACCTCGGCGACGACCTGCCCCGCACCGAGTCGCTCAAGCTCGTGATCGAGCGGATGCTGCCCTACTGGGAGTCGGACATCAAGCCGGATCTCGCCTCGGGCAAGACCGTCATGATCACCGCGCACGGCAACTCGCTGCGCGCGCTGGTGAAGACCCTCGACGGCATCTCCGACTCGGACATCGCCGAGCTGAACATCCCGACCGGCATCCCGCTCGTCTACACCCTCGACGAGAACTTCGAGCCGATCGGCGAGGCCCGCTACCTCGACCCCGAGGCCGCCGCCGCCGGCGCCGCCGCCGTCGCCGCCCAGGGCGCCAAGAAGTAG
- the phoU gene encoding phosphate signaling complex protein PhoU produces the protein MREVFQQELAEVQDRLVEISGLVEIAIEKATQAFNHSDVSLAEEVIASDARIDELAISLDELAIDILARQGPVARDLRTVVSALRISASLERMGDIAEHIAQLSRYRFPDKVVPKSLRPTFVEMGRLDVVVAHKLTELLRTQDPRLAEEIRDEDDKIDELHVSVFDKVLSEAWKGQAADTVDATLASRYHERFADHAVSIAKKVQYLISGDWG, from the coding sequence ATGCGCGAAGTTTTCCAGCAGGAGCTGGCCGAGGTCCAGGATCGGCTCGTCGAGATCTCCGGACTCGTCGAGATCGCGATCGAGAAGGCGACCCAGGCGTTCAACCACTCCGACGTGTCCCTCGCCGAGGAGGTCATCGCCAGCGACGCCCGCATCGACGAGCTGGCCATCAGCCTCGACGAGCTCGCGATCGACATCCTCGCCCGCCAGGGCCCCGTCGCCCGCGACCTGCGGACCGTCGTGTCCGCGCTGCGGATCAGCGCCTCGCTCGAGCGGATGGGCGACATCGCCGAGCACATCGCCCAGCTCTCCCGCTACCGCTTCCCCGACAAGGTCGTGCCGAAGTCGCTCCGCCCGACCTTCGTCGAGATGGGCCGCCTCGACGTCGTCGTCGCGCACAAGCTCACCGAGCTGCTGCGCACCCAGGACCCCCGTCTCGCCGAGGAGATCCGCGACGAGGACGACAAGATCGACGAGCTGCACGTCAGCGTCTTCGACAAGGTCCTCAGCGAGGCGTGGAAGGGCCAGGCCGCCGACACCGTCGACGCCACCCTCGCCAGCCGCTACCACGAGCGCTTCGCCGACCACGCGGTGTCCATCGCGAAGAAGGTCCAGTACCTGATTTCGGGTGACTGGGGCTGA
- a CDS encoding sensor histidine kinase, translating to MDPGLIVVLSLVLGIVLGIVLTSVVTLAARQGRIAAEVVTVGLPEGIGAIIDAVGAPAFVTDPSHNVLKASARAISLGLVSQDTLLHPDLVAIVDRVRRFGDDIEQDLELATSPLSDAAVTLVVHATRLGSRFVLVLAEDHTEARRLEAVRRDFVANISHELKTPIGAVGLLAEALDSAADDPKQVRRFAHRLTQESHRLAKITREIIELSRLQSADVAGSAEVVRVDDIVVAALETTHVMAESHDVTLVKGGMKKAYVAGQEKMLVSALHNLLANAIQYSPPGSRVGIGVRSTGGVVEIAVTDQGIGIPEEDLDRVFERFYRVDQARSRHTGGTGLGLSIVKHAVQNHGGDVRVWSKPGRGSTFTIRLPEVDPARTPFASAAPIGDTA from the coding sequence GTGGATCCGGGCCTGATCGTCGTGCTGTCGCTCGTTCTCGGCATCGTCCTCGGGATCGTCCTCACCAGTGTCGTCACCCTCGCCGCGCGCCAGGGCCGGATCGCGGCGGAGGTCGTCACCGTCGGCCTGCCCGAGGGCATCGGCGCGATCATCGACGCCGTCGGCGCTCCCGCGTTCGTGACCGACCCCTCCCACAACGTGCTGAAGGCGTCCGCCCGCGCGATCTCGCTCGGCCTCGTCTCCCAGGACACGCTCCTCCATCCGGACCTCGTCGCGATCGTCGACCGGGTGCGCCGCTTCGGCGACGACATCGAGCAGGACCTGGAGCTGGCGACGAGCCCGCTCTCGGACGCCGCGGTCACCCTCGTCGTGCATGCCACGCGGCTCGGCTCCCGCTTCGTCCTCGTCCTCGCCGAGGACCACACCGAGGCCCGCAGGCTCGAGGCTGTCCGCCGCGACTTCGTCGCCAACATCTCGCACGAGCTGAAGACGCCGATCGGCGCGGTCGGCCTGCTCGCCGAGGCCCTCGACTCCGCCGCCGACGACCCGAAGCAGGTCCGCCGGTTCGCGCACCGCCTCACCCAGGAGTCGCACCGCCTCGCGAAGATCACCCGCGAGATCATCGAGCTCTCCCGCCTGCAGTCGGCGGACGTCGCCGGCTCCGCCGAGGTCGTCCGCGTCGACGACATCGTGGTCGCCGCGCTCGAGACGACGCACGTGATGGCGGAGTCGCACGACGTCACCCTCGTCAAGGGCGGGATGAAGAAGGCGTACGTCGCCGGCCAGGAGAAGATGCTCGTCTCGGCGCTGCACAATCTGCTGGCCAACGCCATCCAGTACTCCCCGCCCGGCTCCCGCGTCGGGATCGGCGTCCGCTCCACCGGCGGCGTCGTCGAGATCGCCGTCACCGACCAGGGCATCGGCATCCCCGAGGAGGACCTCGACCGCGTCTTCGAGCGCTTCTACCGCGTCGACCAGGCCCGCTCCCGCCACACCGGCGGCACCGGGCTCGGCCTCAGCATCGTCAAGCATGCCGTGCAGAACCACGGCGGCGACGTCCGCGTCTGGTCCAAGCCGGGCCGCGGCAGCACCTTCACCATCCGACTCCCCGAAGTAGACCCGGCCAGGACGCCCTTCGCGTCCGCCGCCCCGATAGGAGACACCGCGTGA